A genomic window from Plasmodium malariae genome assembly, chromosome: 10 includes:
- the PmUG01_10046300 gene encoding uncharacterized protein: MNKIFNVVFYFSFQNLCLREYNFVSNEIVNQRKTNLRNGSINDIVSWQHEHEKVNTGSEEHCDDEHNNIIKGQDDVPAALSPDDKASAGNKADTDEADGNDIRGRQVEDGRIDSPEQVTSSSNDGRAGAVEQAQHLEGHDADTDRESKEKEEEEEDPSKKQGQSEELENSVDRRNGVLTDSQELGPQLPENPGESETAVVTENPEVGGSKDPSKKAEELESQTLQYSLGLPGARDPEGSLEPSSSPVLEDSKDSLDPSGPNHSSDSQSSPSSLNSSDSSSSSSLPDPEDGKVNTDPKPGVSEVSEHQVPEDPRELEPPREGTVLAENERQTYLTAKDPAVKSETGSILRDTDATDAQEPGERESGNTEKNGTPHQAPRPTAESTTLDSGREAPRPLEESKEREESVPVPSQDTQEKAVNVPGSNNEAEGSKIVESVQDPTETSNKNALEPLTIPAGENNDIHPSEDEIKEEKEEQDDNDDDNDDYEYDDGYAREENIYEEELEKEEVTEVEDEEDMVEEDKKEEAGELPKGNNQKENVTEQKKEIKDVPFNDTNAHKLIAKDLEVYNHVKKSQNIMKNILSSFDQEIGVSNTLKEFEKDIAYLFT, translated from the coding sequence atgaataaaatatttaatgttgttttttacttctcatttcaaaatttatgttTACGTGAATATAATTTCGTAAGTAATGAAATAGTAAAtcaaagaaaaacaaatttgAGAAATGGTTCTATAAATGACATTGTTTCTTGGCAACACGAACACGAAAAAGTGAACACAGGAAGTGAAGAACATTGTGATGATGAACATAACAACATAATTAAAGGACAAGATGATGTTCCAGCTGCTTTAAGTCCTGATGATAAGGCATCTGCTGGCAATAAGGCAGATACAGATGAGGCAGATGGAAATGATATACGTGGAAGGCAAGTAGAAGATGGACGAATAGACTCTCCTGAACAAGTTACTTCATCTAGTAATGATGGACGCGCAGGAGCAGTGGAACAAGCACAACATTTAGAAGGACATGACGCAGATACTGACAGGGAgagtaaagaaaaagaagaagaagaagaagaccCTTCAAAGAAACAAGGACAAAGTGAGGAATTAGAAAATTCAGTAGATAGAAGAAATGGAGTATTAACAGATTCCCAAGAACTTGGTCCGCAATTACCTGAAAATCCAGGGGAATCAGAAACCGCAGTAGTAACAGAAAATCCTGAAGTGGGAGGATCAAAAGATCCATCGAAAAAGGCGGAAGAACTTGAGTCACAGACACTACAATATTCATTAGGTTTACCAGGGGCACGAGATCCTGAAGGTTCATTAGAACCATCAAGTTCTCCAGTTCTTGAAGATTCAAAAGATTCATTAGATCCTTCAGGTCCCAATCATTCGTCAGATTCGCAAAGTTCACCAAGTTCGTTAAACTCTTCAGATTCATCAAGTTCGTCATCTTTGCCAGATCCGGAGGATGGCAAAGTGAATACTGATCCAAAACCAGGTGTTTCAGAAGTATCTGAACATCAAGTACCGGAAGATCCAAGGGAACTAGAACCCCCCAGAGAAGGAACAGTATTGGCAGAAAACGAAAGACAAACATATTTAACTGCAAAAGACCCTGCAGTAAAATCAGAAACAGGATCAATATTAAGAGATACGGATGCAACGGATGCACAAGAACCTGGAGAACGGGAATCAGGAAACACAGAAAAAAATGGTACACCACATCAGGCACCACGTCCAACAGCAGAGTCAACAACATTAGATAGTGGAAGAGAAGCACCACGGCCTTTGGAAGAAAGCAAAGAAAGAGAGGAAAGTGTGCCAGTACCTTCTCAGGATACACAAGAAAAAGCAGTAAATGTACCTGGGTCGAATAATGAAGCAGAAGGCTCAAAAATTGTGGAGAGTGTACAAGACCCAACAGAAACATCAAATAAAAACGCGTTAGAACCATTAACAATTCCTGCAGGGGAAAATAACGATATACACCCAAGTGAAGATGAAATAAAAGAGGAAAAGGAGGAGCAGGATGACAATGATGATGACAATGATGATTACGAATATGATGATGGTTATGCGAGagaggaaaatatatatgaagaagAGCTTGAAAAAGAGGAGGTGACAGAAGTagaagatgaagaagatATGGTAGAAGAGGACAAAAAAGAGGAAGCAGGTGAACTTCCAAAGGGAAATAATCAAAAGGAAAATGTAAccgaacaaaaaaaagaaataaaagatgTTCCATTTAATGATACTAATGCTCACAAGTTAATTGCCAAAGATCTTGAAGTTTACAATCATGTTAAAAAATCTCAGAATATAatgaagaatattttaagttCATTTGATCAAGAAATTGGGGTCTCCAACACCCTGAAGGAATTTGAAAAAGATATAGCTTATTTATTCACTTAA
- the PmUG01_10046400 gene encoding uncharacterized protein, translating to MIKFVRISFFLILLNLCTHESNVTSKEVMNQKKYNLRNGSTTGNLSLQRKNSDLNSEDIGGSKKEGKDSQNENLSITKGEEDGTTDSEGPLEGDPGKNGIKGDTDPSNDISSKSGTASIQEGPKGDADSTSVETTAEVEVHATDVSTKDVKSPMVNGEHTVDGGPKAVENSPPGGDNKGGTSERREDDKASATDNDGRTNEPKEAITSPPTGDSQQSSPREDEHQDMNEGNTIPMSTVIGVEKRTGDGFTEETAITTQPGNIVNQNDPVEHGKKSAESVDVNSQTVQLSDKGADTHNSNALPDAPDNGDASRQKITTSVDGDQQNDEENNNILKDVTDENKKQEENKEELVLEEKVEEQDDEVDNEQSVQEVTEMEVHLKDEDLQDNEDEDEEEVEGRKSEETDKEVEENESAEEEKDAKKGEKGKEERNKVPPNDTKAHESLMGDYKDANNAKKTADSLVKGLINLLDDNMEVDDTVKSLLKDIELFFLKNLNTKELLS from the coding sequence ATGATAAAGTTCGTtcgtatttcttttttcctcattcttttaaatttgtgTACACATGAAAGTAATGTGACGAGTAAGGAAGTTATGAatcagaaaaaatataatttaagaaaTGGTTCTACAACTGGTAATTTATCTTTACAACGTAAAAATAGTGACTTAAACTCAGAAGATATAGGTGGCTCAAAGAAAGAAGGTAAAGATTCACAAAATGAAAACTTAAGTATTACGAAAGGAGAAGAAGATGGTACTACAGATAGCGAAGGTCCGCTTGAAGGCGACCCTGGTAAAAATGGTATAAAAGGTGATACAGATCCAAGTAATGATATTAGTTCTAAAAGTGGTACTGCAAGTATTCAAGAAGGTCCTAAGGGAGATGCAGATTCGACAAGTGTTGAAACTACTGCGGAGGTTGAAGTTCATGCTACGGATGTAAGTACTAAGGATGTTAAAAGTCCTATGGTTAATGGAGAACATACGGTTGATGGGGGACCTAAGGCTGTTGAGAATTCTCCACCTGGGGGAGATAACAAGGGAGGTACTAGCGAACGAAGGGAGGATGATAAGGCTTCTGCGACTGATAATGATGGCAGAACTAATGAACCAAAAGAAGCTATTACAAGTCCACCAACAGGAGATTCTCAACAGAGTAGTCCACGTGAAGATGAACACCAGGACATGAATGAGGGAAATACAATACCTATGAGTACTGTAATTGGCGTGGAAAAAAGGACAGGCGATGGATTTACCGAAGAAACTGCTATAACTACTCAACCTGGTAATATTGTGAATCAGAATGACCCAGTTGAACATGGGAAGAAAAGTGCTGAATCTGTCGATGTTAATAGTCAGACTGTCCAATTAAGTGACAAAGGGGCAGATACACACAACAGTAATGCTCTTCCTGATGCACCAGATAATGGAGACGCAAGTAGACAAAAAATTACTACATCTGTTGATGGAGATCAACAAaatgatgaagaaaataataacatcCTTAAGGACGTAACtgatgaaaacaaaaaacaagaaGAGAATAAGGAAGAACTTGTATTAGAGGAAAAAGTTGAAGAGCAAGATGATGAAGTAGACAATGAACAAAGTGTTCAGGAAGTGACAGAAATGGAAGTTCATTTGAAGGATGAAGATCTACAGGATAATGAAGATGAAGATGAAGAAGAGGTGGAAGGACGTAAAAGTGAGGAAACGGATAAAGAAGTAGAGGAGAATGAAAGCGCAGAAGAAGAAAAGGATGCCAAAAAAGGTGAGAAAGGAAAAGAAGAACGAAATAAGGTCCCACCAAATGACACAAAGGCTCATGAATCACTTATGGGAGATTATAAAGATGCTAATAATGCTAAGAAGACAGCAGATTCTTTAGTAAAAGGGTTAATTAATTTACTTGATGATAATATGGAGGTTGATGACACAGTAAAATCTTTACTAAAAGATATAgaactcttttttttaaaaaatttaaatactaAAGAACTGCTTTCTtaa
- the PmUG01_10046500 gene encoding uncharacterized protein, with protein MRNILYTSLYLFLFNSCVCKYEGNEVNNVKNGDVTNTRKHNLRSNVKHDNNLSYDSANDEQPHNSEAVSVDDLKQVPDPPATETSVISPPNHEDESLQNIVNDNSINTLEESNISNHSEEFLKCDIDCPDCSEYFTCPDCPEIPDCPEPLDCHGPLECPETPYCPHSSEFGDDSQEDSDSDWDSLNDCCSDRYYDNVDTIDTPCDTFEGEDQNENEIQEAINNTQEEAVLEVNAEEGVEEGKVQHKGQEINEESIEADQVQHKGQEGNEEGIEADQVQHKEQEGNEEMEADQVQHKEQEVNKEGIEADQVQHKEQEVNEEGIEADQVQHKEQEGNEERMEADQVQHKEQEVNKRG; from the coding sequence ATGAGgaacattttatatacttctttatatttgtttttgtttaattcGTGTGTATGCAAGTACGAAGGAAATGAAGTGAATAACGTTAAAAATGGTGATGTCACAAATACAAGAAAACATAATTTAAGAAGTAATGTCAAAcatgataataatttatcttaCGATAGTGCTAATGATGAACAGCCTCATAATTCCGAAGCAGTAAGTGTGGATGATCTTAAACAAGTTCCAGACCCTCCGGCTACTGAAACGTCTGTCATTTCTCCCCCAAATCATGAAGATGAATCTCTTCAAAATATTGTTAACGATAACTCTATAAACACATTAGAGGAGTCTAATATTAGTAACCATTCAGAAGAATTCCTCAAGTGTGATATAGACTGTCCCGATTGTTCTGAATATTTCACATGTCCTGACTGCCCTGAAATCCCTGATTGTCCCGAACCACTGGACTGCCATGGACCTCTTGAATGTCCTGAAACTCCTTATTGTCCTCATTCCTCCGAATTCGGAGATGACTCTCAAGAAGATAGTGATTCTGATTGGGACAGTTTAAATGATTGTTGTAGTGACAGGTATTATGATAATGTCGACACCATTGATACACCATGCGATACATTTGAAGGAGAAgatcaaaatgaaaatgaaatacaAGAAGCAATTAACAATACCCAAGAAGAAGCAGTTTTAGAAGTGAATGCTGAAGAGGGGGTAGAGGAAGGTAAAGTACAACATAAAGGACAGGAAATAAATGAAGAGAGTATAGAGGCAGATCAAGTACAACATAAAGGGCAGGAAGGAAATGAAGAGGGGATAGAGGCAGATCAAGTGCAACATAAAGAGCAGGAAGGAAATGAAGAGATGGAGGCAGATCAAGTACAACATAAAGAGCAGGAAGTAAATAAAGAGGGGATAGAGGCAGATCAAGTACAACATAAAGAGCAGGAAGTAAATGAAGAGGGGATAGAGGCAGATCAAGTGCAACATAAAGAGCAGGAAGGAAATGAAGAGAGGATGGAGGCAGATCAAGTACAACATAAAGAGCAGGAAGTAAATAAGAGGGGATAG
- the PmUG01_10046600 gene encoding uncharacterized protein, producing the protein MMRILDITFYLFFLNLYIYITSSRVINDDNNEQGTFQRKYNLRKGSEYNNKFYGNSVNGLADLQHGDISIRGNDEKLNEGVDASDSSHESEVRRTEGLTRNLVNDNNPGNTALNNSEVSESGTLPIAGTETHKEEEDHDDHQENGTCCHVIDEFIDCNDFDTTSDKESKTSDSHATESTDHHKDEECCHVIDEFIDCDDFDTTNDKQSISGGTQTRHEVADANQRQEENTSSGDRTTIPQNTGQIRNEGESTRTTVPSPNVTTSDGQNNPYLQEVKEELTENDEDETVVKELEEVTEVEEQSETEAEKVLEETEEEEEEDELKEVEEKQQHKAGKSKDESNPSADDTKSYTPYIEEYKYVHKTKKAANLFVKSMLRSFSGDLNVADILNGLENDMNNLFYQFVNN; encoded by the coding sequence ATGATGAGAATTCTggatattactttttatttattttttttaaatctctacatatacataactAGTTCAAGAGTGATAAATGACGACAACAATGAACAAGGAACATTTcagagaaaatataatttaagaaaaGGTTCtgagtataataataaattttatggtAATAGTGTAAATGGGCTTGCAGATTTACAACATGGAGATATAAGCATTAGAggaaatgatgaaaaattaaatgaggGCGTAGATGCCTCCGATAGTAGCCATGAAAGTGAAGTTAGACGTACTGAGGGCTTGACTAGAAACCTAGTTAACGACAACAATCCTGGTAATACTGCTTTAAATAATTCAGAGGTCAGTGAAAGTGGCACGTTACCTATTGCTGGCACAGAAACTCACAAGGAAGAGGAGGACCATGATGATCATCAAGAAAATGGAACATGTTGTCATGTTATTGATGAATTTATTGATTGTAATGATTTTGATACTACTAGTGATAAAGAATCTAAAACTAGTGATTCACATGCTACAGAAAGTACAGATCATCATAAAGATGAAGAATGTTGTCATGTTATTGATGAATTTATTGATTGCGATGATTTTGATACTACTAATGATAAACAGTCTATTAGTGGTGGTACACAAACAAGACACGAAGTAGCAGATGCAAACCAGAGGCAAGAAGAAAATACTTCTTCAGGAGATCGTACAACAATTCCACAAAATACAGGACAAATTAGAAATGAAGGTGAATCAACAAGAACGACTGTTCCTTCTCCAAATGTAACAACAAGTGATGGACAAAATAATCCGTACCTCCAAGAGGTAAAAGAAGAACTAACTGAAAATGATGAAGATGAGACAGTAGTAAAAGAATTAGAAGAAGTGACGGAAGTCGAGGAGCAATCAGAAACAGAAGCGGAGAAAGTACTGGAAGAGACagaggaagaggaagaagaagacGAATTGAAAGAAGTGGAAGAAAAACAACAACATAAAGCAGGGAAAAGTAAGGACGAATCAAATCCATCAGCTGATGATACAAAATCTTATACTCCATATAtagaagaatataaatatgttcatAAAACTAAGAAAGCAGCTAATCTTTTTGTTAAAAGTATGTTACGTTCATTCAGCGGAGATCTAAATGTAGCAGATATCCTCAACGGTTTAGAAAatgatatgaataatttattttaccagtttgtgaataattaa